From the genome of Ananas comosus cultivar F153 linkage group 18, ASM154086v1, whole genome shotgun sequence, one region includes:
- the LOC109724514 gene encoding putative disease resistance protein RGA1 isoform X1 encodes MAEFVGMKVSEWFAFYVLDRLVSKVFSYFSGRCDLLKGVEDMLRDVEDRLPRIRAVIDAAEGMPVRDPALAKWIAELKDAAYAADDVVDEFEFRELHDRLHPRGKVGELSSSAHKLLAHFTFSDEDLIKSLKNLVENLDKIYADIGHRELKLDQYCKDKKEATAACRETSSFMLEDKVFGRDKETQMMLDLLLSAGEPADRGGATTCSSAAGSSSGPGLAVLPIVGIGGVGKTTLAQLIYNDPRVAQHFQLRRWVYVSDNFDVKRISKELVHGGIADPRFVDISLDEALVKVTDATRNERFLFVLDDVWDERGIKWKELRSALKFGLKGSVVLVTTQSPVVADLMGTVEPIELKCLEDYDYWELFEHYAFGDQDQLDGSKRKRLQLIGQEISKKLHGLPLAGKVLGTLLQSEQQEGYWRSISESEWWKQELALDSILPSLGLSYQHLTTNQKQCFAYTSIFPRGYEFEKEQLVHMWIAQGFIQFDSDQRTRPEDSGNRMFDELANRHFFFPTMHNKFVMHDLIRDLAVYVSLDECYAVNEWPVKFPATVHHLTLNTDNLDVLRDVPKFQRLRSIIFFREYDSSELDEILEGILKNLKSLRVLDLSHSGIQIKKLPDAICDLSHLRYLDISCTGIRQFPKQFSRLCHLQVLNLQRCRFKKMPEGMNRLINMRHLYAGAETIALIDGIGRLTDLQELEEFRITRKRGHRIEELKGLRNLRRRLVIQNLESVESREEAMAADLKNKEYLNALCLNRKPDVKGQCDLEEQMFEGLEPHYSLKNLTIRHYGGATLPNWLAKKQHLTNLESVYLSNCARCASLPPLGHLPFLKVLHISMMPAVKRIGVEFYGDADQVFPSLEDLSFTDLKEWEEWEEWPHTEGRQFFPRLRLVHIFTCWKLRKVPLHYLSSAVIELRIRGCGDLGGALPRCLQSLTSLIILELSNYPHRTSVCLSNLRHLELLKLGWSEFSLLTGFRSLTSLKDLQIGGCPKVNDFMQTELPYEDPDLRSLSFFSTDDIPFNNVWITLGTARSLRYIILQNCDHLACFKVEQEEWFQKLILLEELSFLACRNLQSLPTSLVTFSSIKKLSIGLCPEIKSLPENGLPASLKELRIWGCPSLKERCVKDQGLDWQLIAHVPFIFIDGETVQIL; translated from the coding sequence ATGGCAGAATTTGTCGGGATGAAGGTTAGCGAGTGGTTCGCGTTCTACGTTCTAGATAGGCTGGTCAGCAAGGTCTTCTCCTACTTCTCCGGGCGATGCGATCTGCTGAAAGGCGTGGAGGACATGCTGCGGGACGTGGAGGATCGGCTTCCGCGCATCCGAGCGGTGATCGACGCGGCCGAGGGGATGCCCGTCAGGGATCCGGCGCTGGCCAAATGGATAGCCGAGCTCAAAGACGCCGCGTACGCGGCCGACGACGTCGTGGACGAGTTCGAGTTCAGAGAGCTGCACGACAGATTGCACCCGCGGGGCAAGGTGGGTGAGCTATCATCCTCGGCTCACAAACTTCTCGCGCATTTTACCTTCTCGGACGAGGACCTCATTAAAAGCTTGAAGAATCTTGTAGAGAATCTTGATAAAATTTATGCCGACATAGGCCACAGGGAATTGAAGCTGGATCAGTACTGCAAAGATAAGAAGGAAGCCACCGCGGCCTGCAGGGAGACCAGCTCGTTCATGCTGGAAGACAAGGTGTTTGGGAGGGACAAAGAGACACAGATGATGCTAGATCTGCTGCTCAGCGCAGGCGAGCCGGCTGATCGTGGTGGCGCCACTACATGCAGCAGTGCAGCGGGGAGCAGCAGCGGTCCTGGTCTTGCCGTTCTTCCGATCGTAGGTATAGGAGGAGTCGGCAAGACAACTCTTGCGCAGCTTATCTACAATGATCCAAGGGTAGCCCAGCACTTTCAGCTTCGGAGGTGGGTCTACGTCTCTGACAATTTCGACGTGAAAAGGATCTCCAAAGAGCTGGTGCATGGGGGGATTGCCGATCCTCGCTTCGTCGATATCAGTTTAGATGAGGCTCTAGTGAAGGTCACGGATGCCACTAGGAATGAAAGGTTCTTGTTCGTACTCGATGACGTGTGGGACGAGAGAGGAATCAAGTGGAAGGAGCTCCGTAGTGCATTGAAATTCGGGTTGAAAGGAAGTGTTGTTTTAGTAACTACTCAAAGCCCGGTTGTGGCAGATCTTATGGGGACCGTGGAACCGATTGAGTTGAAGTGCTTGGAGGACTACGACTATTGGGAGCTCTTTGAACACTACGCGTTTGGCGATCAGGATCAGCTTGACGGGAGCAAGCGGAAAAGGCTGCAATTAATTGGTCAAGAAATATCGAAAAAGCTACACGGCTTACCGCTTGCAGGAAAGGTGCTCGGAACTCTGCTCCAATCCGAACAACAAGAGGGGTACTGGAGATCAATCTCCGAAAGCGAGTGGTGGAAGCAAGAACTTGCGCTAGATAGCATCCTTCCATCTCTTGGATTGAGCTATCAGCACTTGACCACGAACCAGAAACAATGCTTTGCTTACACTTCTATATTCCCGAGGGGTTACGAATTCGAGAAGGAACAACTGGTCCACATGTGGATTGCACAGGGATTTATCCAATTCGACTCCGACCAGAGAACCAGACCGGAGGACTCAGGCAATCGTATGTTTGATGAGTTAGCCAACAGGCACTTCTTTTTTCCTACGATGCATAACAAGTTTGTGATGCATGATCTGATCAGAGACTTGGCCGTGTATGTTTCGTTGGATGAATGTTATGCGGTCAATGAGTGGCCGGTAAAGTTTCCAGCGACTGTTCATCACTTAACTCTTAATACAGATAATCTAGATGTGCTAAGGGACGTCCCCAAGTTTCAAAGATTACGATCTATCATATTTTTTCGAGAATATGATTCTTCAGAACTTGATGAGATTCTCGAAGGAATCTTAAAGAATCTCAAAAGCCTGCGAGTGCTAGATTTGTCACACAGCggtatacaaataaaaaagttacCAGATGCTATCTGTGACCTATCACATCTTCGGTACCTAGATATTTCGTGCACTGGTATCAGGCAATTTCCAAAACAGTTTTCCAGGCTTTGCCATCTACAGGTTCTTAACTTGCAGCGCTGTCGCTTTAAGAAGATGCCTGAAGGAATGAATAGACTAATAAATATGCGACATTTATACGCAGGAGCTGAAACAATTGCTCTAATTGATGGGATCGGGAGACTTACCGACCTTCAGGAGTTGGAAGAATTCCGCATCACAAGGAAGAGAGGACACCGGATCGAAGAGTTGAAGGGACTGAGAAACCTCCGGAGGCGACTTGTTATACAAAATCTTGAGAGTGTGGAAAGTAGGGAGGAGGCCATGGCAGCCGacttaaagaacaaagaataccTTAATGCACTATGCTTGAATAGGAAGCCTGATGTAAAAGGCCAGTGTGATCTGGAGGAGCAAATGTTTGAAGGCCTAGAACCACATTACAGTCTTAAAAATCTTACAATTCGGCATTATGGAGGTGCGACACTTCCAAATTGGCTGGCAAAGAAGCAGCATCTCACCAATCTAGAATCTGTTTACCTAAGCAACTGTGCTAGGTGCGCGAGTCTGCCACCCCTCGGGCATCTTCCTTTTCTCAAGGTCCTCCACATTAGCATGATGCCTGCAGTTAAACGAATCGGAGTTGAATTCTATGGGGATGCTGATCAAGTCTTTCCATCACTCGAGGATCTCAGCTTTACCGACTTGAAGGAATGGGAAGAATGGGAAGAGTGGCCTCACACCGAAGGTCGGCAATTTTTCCCTCGACTCCGTCTAGTCCACATTTTCACTTGCTGGAAGCTGAGAAAAGTCCCACTTCATTACTTAAGTTCAGCAGTGATTGAGCTCAGAATTCGTGGGTGTGGTGACTTGGGCGGTGCCCTGCCTCGATGTCTACAGAGCCTAACCTCCCTCATCATCCTAGAATTGAGTAACTACCCACATAGAACATCAGTTTGTCTGTCTAACCTAAGGCATCTAGAGTTGTTGAAACTCGGATGGTCAGAGTTTAGCCTACTTACCGGGTTTCGGTCCCTCACTAGCCTGAAAGATTTGCAAATTGGAGGATGCCCCAAGGTGAATGATTTCATGCAGACTGAGCTGCCATATGAGGATCCAGATCTGAGATCACTCTCTTTTTTCAGCACGGACGATATCCCTTTCAACAATGTGTGGATCACACTAGGAACTGCCCGCTCCCTCCGTTATATTATCCTTCAGAACTGCGATCATCTTGCTTGCTTCAAGGTAGAGCAGGAAGAATGGTTCCAGAAGCTAATCTTACTCGAAGAACTATCATTCTTGGCGTGTCGAAATTTGCAAAGCCTTCCTACTTCTCTAGTAACCTTTTCCTCCATCAAGAAGTTGTCCATAGGCCTCTGCCCTGAGATTAAATCACTGCCAGAGAATGGCCTACCAGCTTCGCTTAAAGAATTGCGCATCTGGGGGTGCCCATCGCTGAAGGAGCGCTGTGTAAAGGATCAAGGACTAGACTGGCAACTTATTGCTCACGTTCCTTTTATATTCATAGATGGTGAAACCGTACAAATTCTGTGA
- the LOC109724514 gene encoding putative disease resistance protein RGA1 isoform X2, with the protein MRSAERRGGHAAGRGGSASAHPSGDRRGRGDARQGSGAGQMDSRAQRRRVRGRRRRGRVRVQRAARQIAPAGQGHRELKLDQYCKDKKEATAACRETSSFMLEDKVFGRDKETQMMLDLLLSAGEPADRGGATTCSSAAGSSSGPGLAVLPIVGIGGVGKTTLAQLIYNDPRVAQHFQLRRWVYVSDNFDVKRISKELVHGGIADPRFVDISLDEALVKVTDATRNERFLFVLDDVWDERGIKWKELRSALKFGLKGSVVLVTTQSPVVADLMGTVEPIELKCLEDYDYWELFEHYAFGDQDQLDGSKRKRLQLIGQEISKKLHGLPLAGKVLGTLLQSEQQEGYWRSISESEWWKQELALDSILPSLGLSYQHLTTNQKQCFAYTSIFPRGYEFEKEQLVHMWIAQGFIQFDSDQRTRPEDSGNRMFDELANRHFFFPTMHNKFVMHDLIRDLAVYVSLDECYAVNEWPVKFPATVHHLTLNTDNLDVLRDVPKFQRLRSIIFFREYDSSELDEILEGILKNLKSLRVLDLSHSGIQIKKLPDAICDLSHLRYLDISCTGIRQFPKQFSRLCHLQVLNLQRCRFKKMPEGMNRLINMRHLYAGAETIALIDGIGRLTDLQELEEFRITRKRGHRIEELKGLRNLRRRLVIQNLESVESREEAMAADLKNKEYLNALCLNRKPDVKGQCDLEEQMFEGLEPHYSLKNLTIRHYGGATLPNWLAKKQHLTNLESVYLSNCARCASLPPLGHLPFLKVLHISMMPAVKRIGVEFYGDADQVFPSLEDLSFTDLKEWEEWEEWPHTEGRQFFPRLRLVHIFTCWKLRKVPLHYLSSAVIELRIRGCGDLGGALPRCLQSLTSLIILELSNYPHRTSVCLSNLRHLELLKLGWSEFSLLTGFRSLTSLKDLQIGGCPKVNDFMQTELPYEDPDLRSLSFFSTDDIPFNNVWITLGTARSLRYIILQNCDHLACFKVEQEEWFQKLILLEELSFLACRNLQSLPTSLVTFSSIKKLSIGLCPEIKSLPENGLPASLKELRIWGCPSLKERCVKDQGLDWQLIAHVPFIFIDGETVQIL; encoded by the exons ATGCGATCTGCTGAAAGGCGTGGAGGACATGCTGCGGGACGTGGAGGATCGGCTTCCGCGCATCCGAGCGGTGATCGACGCGGCCGAGGGGATGCCCGTCAGGGATCCGGCGCTGGCCAAATGGATAGCCGAGCTCAAAGACGCCGCGTACGCGGCCGACGACGTCGTGGACGAGTTCGAGTTCAGAGAGCTGCACGACAGATTGCACCCGCGGGGCAAG GCCACAGGGAATTGAAGCTGGATCAGTACTGCAAAGATAAGAAGGAAGCCACCGCGGCCTGCAGGGAGACCAGCTCGTTCATGCTGGAAGACAAGGTGTTTGGGAGGGACAAAGAGACACAGATGATGCTAGATCTGCTGCTCAGCGCAGGCGAGCCGGCTGATCGTGGTGGCGCCACTACATGCAGCAGTGCAGCGGGGAGCAGCAGCGGTCCTGGTCTTGCCGTTCTTCCGATCGTAGGTATAGGAGGAGTCGGCAAGACAACTCTTGCGCAGCTTATCTACAATGATCCAAGGGTAGCCCAGCACTTTCAGCTTCGGAGGTGGGTCTACGTCTCTGACAATTTCGACGTGAAAAGGATCTCCAAAGAGCTGGTGCATGGGGGGATTGCCGATCCTCGCTTCGTCGATATCAGTTTAGATGAGGCTCTAGTGAAGGTCACGGATGCCACTAGGAATGAAAGGTTCTTGTTCGTACTCGATGACGTGTGGGACGAGAGAGGAATCAAGTGGAAGGAGCTCCGTAGTGCATTGAAATTCGGGTTGAAAGGAAGTGTTGTTTTAGTAACTACTCAAAGCCCGGTTGTGGCAGATCTTATGGGGACCGTGGAACCGATTGAGTTGAAGTGCTTGGAGGACTACGACTATTGGGAGCTCTTTGAACACTACGCGTTTGGCGATCAGGATCAGCTTGACGGGAGCAAGCGGAAAAGGCTGCAATTAATTGGTCAAGAAATATCGAAAAAGCTACACGGCTTACCGCTTGCAGGAAAGGTGCTCGGAACTCTGCTCCAATCCGAACAACAAGAGGGGTACTGGAGATCAATCTCCGAAAGCGAGTGGTGGAAGCAAGAACTTGCGCTAGATAGCATCCTTCCATCTCTTGGATTGAGCTATCAGCACTTGACCACGAACCAGAAACAATGCTTTGCTTACACTTCTATATTCCCGAGGGGTTACGAATTCGAGAAGGAACAACTGGTCCACATGTGGATTGCACAGGGATTTATCCAATTCGACTCCGACCAGAGAACCAGACCGGAGGACTCAGGCAATCGTATGTTTGATGAGTTAGCCAACAGGCACTTCTTTTTTCCTACGATGCATAACAAGTTTGTGATGCATGATCTGATCAGAGACTTGGCCGTGTATGTTTCGTTGGATGAATGTTATGCGGTCAATGAGTGGCCGGTAAAGTTTCCAGCGACTGTTCATCACTTAACTCTTAATACAGATAATCTAGATGTGCTAAGGGACGTCCCCAAGTTTCAAAGATTACGATCTATCATATTTTTTCGAGAATATGATTCTTCAGAACTTGATGAGATTCTCGAAGGAATCTTAAAGAATCTCAAAAGCCTGCGAGTGCTAGATTTGTCACACAGCggtatacaaataaaaaagttacCAGATGCTATCTGTGACCTATCACATCTTCGGTACCTAGATATTTCGTGCACTGGTATCAGGCAATTTCCAAAACAGTTTTCCAGGCTTTGCCATCTACAGGTTCTTAACTTGCAGCGCTGTCGCTTTAAGAAGATGCCTGAAGGAATGAATAGACTAATAAATATGCGACATTTATACGCAGGAGCTGAAACAATTGCTCTAATTGATGGGATCGGGAGACTTACCGACCTTCAGGAGTTGGAAGAATTCCGCATCACAAGGAAGAGAGGACACCGGATCGAAGAGTTGAAGGGACTGAGAAACCTCCGGAGGCGACTTGTTATACAAAATCTTGAGAGTGTGGAAAGTAGGGAGGAGGCCATGGCAGCCGacttaaagaacaaagaataccTTAATGCACTATGCTTGAATAGGAAGCCTGATGTAAAAGGCCAGTGTGATCTGGAGGAGCAAATGTTTGAAGGCCTAGAACCACATTACAGTCTTAAAAATCTTACAATTCGGCATTATGGAGGTGCGACACTTCCAAATTGGCTGGCAAAGAAGCAGCATCTCACCAATCTAGAATCTGTTTACCTAAGCAACTGTGCTAGGTGCGCGAGTCTGCCACCCCTCGGGCATCTTCCTTTTCTCAAGGTCCTCCACATTAGCATGATGCCTGCAGTTAAACGAATCGGAGTTGAATTCTATGGGGATGCTGATCAAGTCTTTCCATCACTCGAGGATCTCAGCTTTACCGACTTGAAGGAATGGGAAGAATGGGAAGAGTGGCCTCACACCGAAGGTCGGCAATTTTTCCCTCGACTCCGTCTAGTCCACATTTTCACTTGCTGGAAGCTGAGAAAAGTCCCACTTCATTACTTAAGTTCAGCAGTGATTGAGCTCAGAATTCGTGGGTGTGGTGACTTGGGCGGTGCCCTGCCTCGATGTCTACAGAGCCTAACCTCCCTCATCATCCTAGAATTGAGTAACTACCCACATAGAACATCAGTTTGTCTGTCTAACCTAAGGCATCTAGAGTTGTTGAAACTCGGATGGTCAGAGTTTAGCCTACTTACCGGGTTTCGGTCCCTCACTAGCCTGAAAGATTTGCAAATTGGAGGATGCCCCAAGGTGAATGATTTCATGCAGACTGAGCTGCCATATGAGGATCCAGATCTGAGATCACTCTCTTTTTTCAGCACGGACGATATCCCTTTCAACAATGTGTGGATCACACTAGGAACTGCCCGCTCCCTCCGTTATATTATCCTTCAGAACTGCGATCATCTTGCTTGCTTCAAGGTAGAGCAGGAAGAATGGTTCCAGAAGCTAATCTTACTCGAAGAACTATCATTCTTGGCGTGTCGAAATTTGCAAAGCCTTCCTACTTCTCTAGTAACCTTTTCCTCCATCAAGAAGTTGTCCATAGGCCTCTGCCCTGAGATTAAATCACTGCCAGAGAATGGCCTACCAGCTTCGCTTAAAGAATTGCGCATCTGGGGGTGCCCATCGCTGAAGGAGCGCTGTGTAAAGGATCAAGGACTAGACTGGCAACTTATTGCTCACGTTCCTTTTATATTCATAGATGGTGAAACCGTACAAATTCTGTGA